A single Lathyrus oleraceus cultivar Zhongwan6 unplaced genomic scaffold, CAAS_Psat_ZW6_1.0 chrUn0647, whole genome shotgun sequence DNA region contains:
- the LOC127114613 gene encoding uncharacterized protein LOC127114613 — protein MAERNAGRNDEALAAAMQAMAQAFQNPPNADENVGSRSLATFQRENPPTFLGRYDPEGALAWLKEIERIFRVMDCTLVQKIRYGIHKLSGGADDWWVDTRLRLETAGEEITWEVFRREFLRKYYPEDVRGKKEIEFLELKQGNLSVTEYAAKFTELAKFYPHYDGANAEFSKCIKFENGLRPEIKKAVGYQKIRVFADLIDSCRIFEEDNNAHYKILSEKRGMGQHSRGKPYETPVGKGKQKVIPGRRTSGGDC, from the coding sequence ATGGCCGAAAGAAACGCTGGGAGGAATGATGAGGCTCTTGCTGCAGCTATGCAGGCAATGGCTCAGGCGTTCCAGAACCCACCCAATGCTGACGAGAACGTGGGGTCTCGTAGTCTGGCGACGTTTCAGAGGGAGAACCCGCCTACTTTTCTGGGTAGGTATGATCCTGAAGGAGCCTTGGcttggttgaaggagattgaaagaatcttcagagtgaTGGATTGCACTCTTGTGCAAAAGATCCGTTATGGAATTCATAAGCTGTCAGGTGGAGCCGATGATTGGTGGGTGGACACTCGTCTAAGGTTGGAAACTGCGGGCGAGGAGATTACTTGGGAAGTGTTTCGTAGAGAATTTTtgaggaagtattatccagaAGATGTGCGAGGAAAGAAAGAGATTGAATTCCTCGAGTTGAAGCAAGGGAACTTGTCAGTcacggagtatgctgctaagttcactgAATTGGCTAAGTTCTATCCTCACTATGATGGAGCCAATGCCGAATTCTCtaagtgcatcaagtttgaaaatggattgcgTCCAGAAATTAAGAAAGCTGTGGGATATCAAAAGATTCGCGTCTTTGCGGATCTGATTGATAGTTGTAGAATCTTTGAAGAGGACAACAATGCACACTATAAGATCTTGTCTGAGAAGAGAGGAATGGGTCAACACAGCCGTGGTAAGCCATATGAAACTCCGGTTGGGAAAGGGAAACAGAAAGTGATTCCGGGTCGAAGAACAAGTGGGGGAgattgttag